One Gadus morhua chromosome 1, gadMor3.0, whole genome shotgun sequence DNA segment encodes these proteins:
- the dlgap4a gene encoding disks large-associated protein 4, whose product MKGLGANRSRHLSDSCEPMGGSQKPLCPMTSDPHGSFMLTSTMSHYGTLDPHFHQFPATSPAQLPPDCLLPFNQMSSSSTFPRLHFTSQQADQAVCPQGCITGAGGHGARQGSRGSTLSGSLSMGMGLGLDLSGGPMITSGSATISSATAAKMNRLPSNLLDQLERHLPLQRDGFSTLQFHRGRMSKQRSESPGRIRHLMHSVQKLFAKSQSLEGSVMKGSLNGRMAGGPGGAGDAGDDGCRVTRRSKSKDRGKTEGSRQRPRPNTIALWSSDDGLDSDAGGLNAVGYRNPLSMMTLGRAVSDSQAALRHPIPQGYNTIAASHTLRTSKSSGDLKFLACQGTMQLEGQAEEGRGRAGKGDTLVKRGSWSTLTLTQARQVLQKGSASVNKALLKSTKSCHQDLAQQYLQVPLGDWSGSLCPGKAGGSEIPCRRMRSGSYVKAMGDVEDSEEDSEGSPKPSPKSAARRQSYLKATHLSLSEQPAPLLPHKPRCYNLMREDFLWCPLQSACSMQQLSSLPYLKEQSTNRSLDNLDCLLGPVEAPPCIWNSDFKHSFGTLGRGIGAQVCGQVCGRIVPPYYEGESQAVDALDLPAATCFRSRSHSYLRAIQAGCSQDDDTASMDSDSPPPTSTGCAYSSHPTAVSRKAPPVPPRTTCKPLISITLQSSTESAQDTYLEQQEHASDANSQSGRSNSSDSLCSIRTGTLAKGTLPPAPASVCTHTPVAAFVAPLPASVPGLALSASVTHLIPTTTAPPAPVTPIPAPRDIPVTTATTNTTALSAVSPLSTTVTTTSASTQSQNDTVSCRLISEKFVISEPKRKLSSIGIQVDCVVPVPREKALALTSPLRFQSIGVQVENGRPLSRDSSMASRQNTESEPQDSLDAPSAVNCTNSQTATNTNANGPSADDSAPRSLKHTPSAKVRIPTEPLVDPALDPSSLPPPHPSLGTENGSAQPGDESTGDALSAAPACLRDGNWFLKLLQAETGRMEGWCQQMELETKDNPLSEEVLGTVRSAVGSAQLLIASKFKQFRGLCVENLDVNSNPRPTAQDLAGFWDLLQLTVEDISLKFDELYQLKANNWEFPEKPAIKEEKKPLTASVPKKPLKPKLAAGKDRSVDSAVDKQRQEARKRLLAAKRAASTRQNSATESADSIEIYVPEAQTRL is encoded by the exons ATGAAAGGGTTAGGAGCCAACCGCAGCCGTCACCTGTCTGACTCCTGCGAGCCCATGGGAGGGTCCCAGAAGCCCCTCTGCCCCATGACCTCCGACCCCCACGGCTCCTTCATGCTGACATCTACCATGAGCCACTACGGCACGCTGGACCCCCACTTCCACCAGTTCCCCGCCACCAGCCCCGCTCAGCTGCCCCCCGACTGCCTGCTGCCCTTCAACCAGatgtccagcagcagcaccttcCCCCGGCTGCACTTCACCTCCCAGCAGGCCGACCAGGCCGTCTGCCCCCAGGGCTGCATCACCGGCGCCGGGGGCCACGGGGCCAGGCAGGGCAGCAGGGGCAGCACCCTCTCCGGCTCCCTCTCCATGGGCATGGGCCTGGGTCTGGACCTCAGCGGGGGCCCGATGATAACCAGCGGCTCGGCCACCATCTCCTCGGCCACGGCGGCCAAGATGAACCGCCTGCCCTCCAACCTGCTGGACCAGCTGGAGCGCCACCTGCCCCTGCAGCGCGACGGCTTCAGCACGCTGCAGTTCCACCGGGGACGCATGTCCAAGCAGCGCAGCGAGAGCCCCGGGCGCATCCGCCACCTCATGCACTCGGTCCAGAAGCTCTTCGCCAAGTCCCAGTCGCTGGAGGGCTCCGTGATGAAGGGCAGCCTGAACGGCCGCATGGCGGGAGGGCCGGGCGGAGCCGGGGACGCCGGGGACGACGGTTGCCGGGTGACCCGCCGGAGCAAGAGTAAAGACCGGGGCAAGACGGAGGGGTCCAGGCAGAGGCCGAGGCCCAACACGATAGCGCTGTGGAGCTCGGACGACGGCCTGGACAGCGACGCCGGGGGCCTCAATGCGGTGGGGTACCGCAACCCTCTGAGCATGATGACACTGGGGCGGGCGGTGTCAGACAGCCAGGCCGCCCTCCGACACCCCATCCCGCAGGGCTACAACACCATCGCGGCATCCCACACCCTGAGGACGTCCAAGAGCAGCGGGGACCTCAAGTTCCTGGCCTGCCAAGGGACCATGCAGTTAGAGGGCCAGGCGGAGGAGGGCCGGGGGAGGGCCGGTAAGGGGGACACGCTGGTGAAGAGGGGGTCTTGGTCCACGCTGACCCTCACCCAGGCCAGGCAGGTCCTACAGAAGGGCTCGGCTTCGGTAAACAAGGCTCTACTGAAATCGACTAAGTCGTGTCACCAGGACCTGGCACAGCAATACCTTCAG GTTCCACTGGGGGACTGGTCCGGCTCTCTGTGCCCAGGCAAGGCTGGGGGGTCAGAGATCCCCTGCAGGAGGATGCGCAGCGGCAGCTACGTCAAGGCCATGGGCGACGTGGAGGACAGCGAGGAGGACTCGGAGGGGAGTCCCAAACCCTCGCCCAAGTCGGCAGCCCGCCGCCAGAGCTACCTGAAGGCCACCCACCTGTCTCTGAGCGAACAGCccgctcctcttcttcctcacaa GCCTCGTTGCTACAACCTCATGCGGGAGGACTTTCTCTGGTGTCCGCTACAAAGTGCATGCTCTATGCAGCAGCTGAG CTCGCTTCCATATCTAAAAGAGCAGTCTACGAACCGGAGCCTGGACAACCTGGACTGCCTGTTGGGTCCAGTGGAAGCTCCGCCCTGCATCTGGAACAGTGACTTCAAACACAGCTTTGGGACCCTCGGCAGAGGCATTGGTGCTCAG GTGTGCGGGCAGGTCTGCGGTCGCATTGTTCCTCCGTACTATGAAGGTGAATCCCAGGCGGTGGACGCCTTGGATCTTCCGGCCGCCACGTGCTTCCGCTCGCGTAGTCATAGTTACCTGCGGGCCATCCAGGCCGGCTGCTCCCAGGACGACGACACGGCCTCCATGGACTCGGACTCTCCCCCGCCCACCTCGACGGGGTGTGCCTACAGTTCCCACCCCA CTGCGGTCAGTAGGAAGGCTCCCCCGGTCCCCCCCCGGACCACCTGCAAGCCACTGATCTCCATCACGCTGCAGAGCAGCACCGAGTCGGCCCAGGACACCTacctggagcagcaggagcacgCCAGCGACGCCAACAGCCAGTCCGGACGCAGCAACTCCTCCGACAGCCTCTGTAGCATCCGCACCGGCACTCTGGCTAAGGGCACCctgcccccggccccggccTCCGTCTGTACCCACACGCCCGTCGCCGCCTTCGTGGCCCCTCTCCCCGCCTCCGTCCCGGGCCTCGCTCTGTCCGCCTCGGTCACCCAcctcatccccaccaccaccgcccctcCAGCCCCGGTGACCCCCATCCCTGCCCCTCGAGACATCCCTGTCACTACCgcgaccaccaacaccaccgcccTCTCCGCTGTCTCCCCCCTCAGCACTACTGTCACCACCACCTCTGCCTCTACTCAGTCCCAGAATGACACCGTGAGCTGCAGGCTCATCTCAGAGAAGTTTGTCATCAGCGAGCCCAAGAGGAAACTGTCTTCCATCGGAATACAG GTGGACTGTGTGGTGCCCGTCCCAAGAGAGAAAGCTCTAGCCCTGACCTCGCCGCTCAGATTCCAGTCCATCGGAGTCCAAGTGGAGAACGGCCGGCC tctcAGCCGGGACAGCAGCATGGCCTCCAGGcagaacacagagtcagagccCCAGGACTCCCTGGACGCCCCGTCAGCAGTCAACTGCACCAACAGTCAGACAGCCACCAACACCAATGCCAACGGCCCCAGCGCCGACGACAGCGCCCCGAGGTCACTGAAACACACGCCCTCTGCAAAGGTCAGGATACCCACGGAGCCCCTGGTGGACCCGGCGCTGGACCCCTCATCCCTCCCGCCCCCGCACCCCAGCCTGGGCACGGAGAACGGCAGCGCGCAGCCCGGGGACGAGAGCACGGGCGACGCCCTGTCTGCCGCACCCGCCTGCCTCCGCGACGGGAACTGGTTCCTGAAGCTGCTGCAGGCGGAGACGGGCCGCATGGAGGGCTGGTGTCAGCAGATGGAGCTGGAGACCAAAGACAACCCGCTCTCAGAAGAGG TGCTTGGGACGGTGCGCAGTGCGGTGGGAAGCGCCCAGCTCCTCATCGCCAGCAAGTTCAAGCAGTTCAGAGGGCTCTGTGTGGAGAACCTG GACGTGAACTCCAACCCGAGGCCCACAGCACAAGACCTGGCCGGGTTCTGGGATCTGCTGCAGCTGACCGTGGAGGACATAAGCCTGAAGTTTGACGAGCTCTACCAACTCAAAGCCAACAACTGGGAGTTTCCTGAAAAACCAGCGATCAAG gaggagaagaagcccCTCACAGCCTCCGTGCCAAAGAAACCCCTGAAGCCTAAGCTGGCGGCGGGGAAAGACCGCAGCGTGGACTCGGCCGTGGACAAGCAGCGGCAGGAGGCCAGGAAGCGGCTGTTGGCGGCAAAGCGCGCCGCATCCACCCGACAGAACTCTGCCACGGAGAGCGCCGACAGCATAGAGATCTACGTCCCCGAAGCCCAGACCCGCCTctga